The following are encoded together in the Actinoplanes sp. N902-109 genome:
- a CDS encoding NADP-dependent oxidoreductase → MKAVRFHEFGTPDVLRYEDADQPAPAAGQVRIRVAGTTFNGVDATVRGGFMQGPIPVALPHIPGIDVAGTVDALGAGVTGWQTGDRVVGFLPMTEDGASAEYVLAPADILTAAPANIPLADAAALPAVGLTAWQALFDHAELTGGQRILINGAGGAVGGYAVQLAVWAGAHVIATAGPRSRERVIANGAHQVIDHSSTDVTTAGIEPVDVVLNLAPVAPEHLAALTGLIRPGGVLVNTTVWMPAPSDEERAVRGIDLFVRSDADQLAGLVSMVGTGALRVEVADRISLRDLPALHARAAAGAVSGKVVVTPHAG, encoded by the coding sequence ATGAAGGCAGTCCGGTTCCACGAGTTCGGCACCCCTGACGTCCTGCGCTACGAGGATGCCGACCAGCCCGCCCCCGCCGCCGGGCAGGTGCGCATCCGGGTCGCCGGCACCACGTTCAACGGCGTCGACGCCACCGTCCGGGGCGGGTTCATGCAGGGGCCGATCCCGGTCGCCCTGCCGCACATCCCGGGCATCGACGTCGCCGGCACCGTCGACGCGCTCGGCGCGGGTGTCACCGGCTGGCAGACCGGTGACCGGGTCGTCGGGTTCCTGCCGATGACCGAGGACGGCGCCTCGGCCGAGTACGTGCTCGCCCCCGCCGACATCCTCACCGCCGCCCCCGCGAACATCCCGCTGGCCGACGCCGCCGCACTGCCCGCCGTCGGGCTGACCGCGTGGCAGGCGTTGTTCGACCACGCCGAACTCACCGGCGGACAGCGCATCCTCATCAACGGCGCGGGTGGCGCGGTCGGCGGGTACGCCGTGCAGCTCGCCGTGTGGGCCGGCGCGCATGTCATCGCCACCGCCGGGCCGCGCAGCCGGGAGCGGGTCATCGCGAACGGCGCCCACCAGGTCATCGATCACAGCAGCACCGACGTGACCACCGCCGGGATCGAGCCGGTCGACGTGGTGCTCAACCTCGCCCCGGTCGCCCCGGAGCACCTGGCCGCGCTGACCGGGCTGATCCGCCCCGGCGGGGTGCTGGTCAACACCACCGTGTGGATGCCCGCGCCGTCCGACGAGGAGCGTGCTGTGCGCGGCATCGACCTGTTCGTGCGCAGCGACGCCGATCAGCTTGCCGGTCTGGTGTCCATGGTCGGCACCGGCGCCCTGCGGGTCGAGGTCGCCGACCGGATCAGCCTGCGGGACCTGCCCGCCCTGCATGCCCGCGCCGCCGCCGGAGCCGTGTCCGGCAAGGTCGTCGTCACCCCGCACGCCGGCTGA
- a CDS encoding bifunctional diguanylate cyclase/phosphodiesterase, which translates to MALLRMPSARLVTAAVWIAGIPVGAILVQVVTGWGNDSQARVVNDLAYVPLGLLTVMLGLAVVLKGGANPRERRAWVMLEISFVCEGMAHFASLLRDLLHLSPTYPTLSDYLFLLAIPFVVAGLLLLPATRRSRTERLKLLIDSLIVVAGACLALWYLEIGPLVQTPGVDPWLVAISTAVPVVDLLLVFALIILLLRRSPAATSVGLLSGSMALKVVADSTYVIAYVQFGIGYHPGSWPFLLWSTASFLSLLAVHRRLREYSPTGAERPARGRLGWLPYLAIALAYGLIAFVARNQSLYPLGGMIFGGIAITCLVIVRQMVAQRESRRLAVTDPLTGLSNRALIAERLAELTRQPLREGRYGAVLLIDLDRFKPINDAHGHEAGDAVLKAVATALRMVIRSGDTAGRLGGDEFAVVLPALPDAAAAESIAQRLVDALRTPVIFGEFLLGVEASIGIAFRDETTGDAEQLLAHADIAMYAAKRSGRGRYRIYTPELDTQARDAELRRAVDNNELVVHFQPVVPLTADSDGEVTVEALVRWNHPERGLLMPGAFIELAEETGAVVPIGEWVLREACRQAVGWRTADGRAVSLSVNLSPRQVTQAGLVDTIRGILDETGFPAGRLVLELTESVILEPDEQVVARLRTLRDMGIGISVDDFGTGYAALSYLRTLPVSTLKIDRSFVADIDTDLDAYAVTEAVVQLARAFRLHVVAEGIETAEQARCLIAMGCRYGQGYHFARPMPGPALAEHLAARTPTPAA; encoded by the coding sequence ATGGCGCTGCTGAGAATGCCCTCCGCCCGGCTCGTGACCGCAGCCGTGTGGATCGCGGGAATCCCGGTCGGTGCGATCCTCGTGCAGGTCGTCACCGGTTGGGGCAACGACTCCCAGGCCCGGGTCGTCAACGACCTGGCGTACGTGCCGCTCGGCCTGCTCACCGTGATGCTGGGTCTCGCCGTCGTGCTCAAGGGCGGCGCCAACCCGCGCGAACGGCGGGCCTGGGTCATGCTGGAGATCTCGTTCGTCTGCGAAGGCATGGCGCACTTCGCGTCGTTGCTGCGCGACCTGTTGCATCTCTCCCCGACGTACCCCACCCTCTCGGACTACCTGTTCCTCCTGGCGATCCCGTTCGTGGTGGCCGGGCTGCTGCTGCTGCCGGCCACCCGCCGCAGCCGGACCGAACGCCTCAAGCTGCTGATCGACTCGCTGATCGTCGTGGCCGGCGCGTGCCTGGCGCTGTGGTACCTGGAGATCGGGCCGCTCGTGCAGACCCCGGGCGTCGACCCGTGGCTGGTCGCCATCTCCACCGCCGTACCGGTGGTCGACCTGCTGCTCGTCTTCGCGCTGATCATCCTGCTGCTGCGCCGTTCCCCGGCGGCCACCTCGGTCGGCCTGCTCAGCGGGTCCATGGCGCTCAAGGTGGTCGCCGACAGCACCTACGTCATCGCCTACGTCCAGTTCGGCATCGGCTACCACCCCGGCAGCTGGCCGTTCCTGCTGTGGTCCACCGCCAGCTTCCTCAGCCTGCTCGCCGTGCACCGCCGGCTGCGCGAGTACAGCCCCACCGGTGCCGAGCGCCCGGCCCGTGGCCGGCTCGGCTGGCTGCCGTACCTGGCGATCGCCCTCGCGTACGGGCTGATCGCGTTCGTCGCCCGCAACCAGTCGCTGTACCCGCTGGGCGGGATGATCTTCGGCGGTATCGCGATCACCTGCCTGGTGATCGTCCGGCAGATGGTGGCCCAGCGGGAGAGCCGCCGGCTGGCCGTCACCGACCCGCTCACCGGGCTGTCCAACCGGGCGCTGATCGCCGAGCGGCTGGCCGAGCTCACCCGGCAACCACTGCGCGAGGGCCGGTACGGTGCCGTCCTGCTGATCGACCTGGACCGGTTCAAGCCGATCAACGACGCGCACGGGCACGAGGCCGGCGACGCCGTGCTCAAGGCGGTCGCCACAGCGCTGCGCATGGTGATCCGCTCCGGCGATACGGCGGGCCGGCTCGGTGGTGACGAGTTCGCCGTCGTCCTGCCTGCCCTGCCGGACGCCGCCGCGGCCGAGAGCATCGCCCAGCGCCTGGTCGACGCGCTGCGCACCCCGGTGATCTTCGGCGAGTTCCTGCTGGGCGTGGAGGCGAGCATCGGCATCGCGTTCCGCGACGAGACCACCGGTGACGCCGAGCAGCTGCTCGCGCACGCCGACATCGCCATGTACGCCGCCAAACGCTCCGGGCGCGGCCGCTACCGGATCTACACGCCGGAGCTCGACACCCAGGCCCGCGACGCCGAGCTGCGCCGCGCGGTCGACAACAACGAACTCGTGGTGCACTTCCAGCCGGTGGTCCCGCTCACCGCCGACAGCGACGGCGAGGTGACCGTCGAGGCGCTGGTGCGCTGGAACCACCCGGAGCGCGGGCTGCTGATGCCGGGCGCCTTCATCGAGCTGGCCGAGGAGACCGGCGCGGTCGTCCCGATCGGCGAGTGGGTGCTGCGTGAGGCATGCCGCCAGGCCGTCGGCTGGCGCACCGCGGACGGCCGGGCGGTGTCGCTCAGCGTCAACCTCTCCCCCCGCCAGGTCACCCAGGCCGGGCTGGTCGACACCATCCGCGGCATCCTCGACGAGACCGGCTTCCCGGCCGGCCGGCTGGTGCTCGAACTGACCGAGAGCGTCATCCTCGAACCCGACGAGCAGGTCGTGGCCCGCCTGCGCACCCTGCGCGACATGGGCATCGGCATCTCGGTCGACGACTTCGGCACCGGCTACGCGGCGCTCAGCTATCTGCGCACCCTGCCGGTCAGCACCCTCAAGATCGACCGCTCCTTCGTGGCCGACATCGACACGGACCTCGACGCCTACGCCGTCACCGAGGCCGTGGTACAACTGGCGCGCGCCTTCCGGCTGCACGTGGTGGCCGAGGGCATCGAGACCGCCGAGCAGGCCCGCTGCCTGATCGCGATGGGCTGCCGGTACGGCCAGGGCTACCACTTCGCCCGCCCGATGCCCGGCCCCGCCCTGGCCGAGCACCTGGCCGCCCGCACCCCCACCCCGGCGGCCTGA
- a CDS encoding endo-1,4-beta-xylanase, whose amino-acid sequence MRPLFGGVVAAVTALGIGVAMPDANAAASTLGAAAAQSGRYFGTAIAAGRLGDSTYSTIAGREFNMVTAENEMKPDATEPQRGQFNFSSGDQIYNWATQRGMKVRGHTLAWHAQQPSWWGSLSGSALRQAMVDHINGVMAHYKGKLAYWDVVNEAYAENGSRRSSNLQSTGNDWIEVAFRTARAADPSVKLCYNDYNIENWTYAKTQGVYNMIKDFKSRGVPIDCVGLQTHFTGGSSLPSNFQTTLSSFAALGVDVALTEVDVTNASTSQYAGLTQACMNVSRCVGITVWGVRDSDSWRSSENPLLFDGSGNKKAAYTSVLNALNAGGSGGPTSPPPSGTTPPPSSGDAKRILGAQSGRCIDVPNASQSNGTRVQLYDCNGQSNQAWTQSSTNQLTVYGTMCLDAAGTANGSAVQIYSCNGQANQQWTVTSSGTITNGQSGRCLDVWGTGNGQQVQIYDCNGQANQRFTLS is encoded by the coding sequence ATGCGGCCCCTGTTCGGCGGCGTCGTCGCCGCCGTCACGGCCCTGGGAATAGGCGTGGCGATGCCCGACGCGAACGCCGCGGCGAGCACCCTGGGGGCGGCGGCCGCACAGTCGGGCCGGTATTTCGGCACGGCCATCGCGGCGGGCCGGCTCGGTGACTCGACCTACAGCACCATCGCCGGCCGTGAGTTCAACATGGTCACCGCCGAGAACGAGATGAAGCCGGACGCCACCGAACCGCAGCGTGGCCAGTTCAACTTCAGCTCGGGCGACCAGATCTACAACTGGGCGACCCAGCGCGGCATGAAGGTGCGCGGCCACACCCTGGCCTGGCACGCCCAGCAGCCGAGCTGGTGGGGGAGCCTGAGCGGCAGCGCGCTGCGCCAGGCGATGGTCGACCACATCAACGGCGTGATGGCCCACTACAAGGGCAAGCTGGCGTATTGGGACGTGGTCAACGAGGCCTACGCGGAGAACGGCAGCCGGCGCTCGTCCAACCTGCAGTCGACCGGCAACGACTGGATCGAGGTGGCGTTCCGCACGGCGCGCGCCGCCGACCCGTCGGTCAAGCTCTGTTACAACGACTACAACATCGAGAACTGGACGTACGCCAAGACGCAGGGCGTCTACAACATGATCAAGGACTTCAAGTCCCGGGGCGTGCCGATCGACTGTGTGGGCCTGCAGACCCACTTCACCGGGGGCAGTTCGCTGCCCAGCAACTTCCAGACCACGCTGTCGAGCTTCGCGGCGCTGGGCGTGGACGTGGCGCTGACCGAGGTCGACGTCACCAACGCCTCGACCTCGCAGTACGCCGGGCTCACCCAGGCGTGCATGAACGTCTCCCGCTGCGTCGGCATCACCGTGTGGGGCGTGCGCGACAGCGACTCGTGGCGCTCCAGCGAGAACCCGCTGCTGTTCGACGGCTCCGGCAACAAGAAGGCGGCGTACACCTCGGTGCTCAACGCCCTCAACGCCGGTGGCAGCGGCGGACCCACCTCGCCGCCGCCGAGTGGCACCACGCCGCCGCCCTCGTCGGGTGACGCCAAGCGGATCCTGGGCGCCCAGTCCGGCCGGTGCATCGACGTGCCGAACGCCTCGCAGAGCAACGGCACCCGGGTGCAGCTCTACGACTGCAACGGTCAGAGCAACCAGGCCTGGACGCAGAGCTCGACCAACCAGCTGACCGTGTACGGCACCATGTGCCTCGACGCGGCCGGCACCGCCAACGGCTCGGCCGTGCAGATCTACAGCTGCAACGGGCAGGCCAACCAGCAGTGGACGGTCACCTCCAGCGGCACCATCACCAACGGCCAGTCCGGGCGCTGCCTCGACGTCTGGGGCACCGGCAACGGCCAGCAGGTGCAGATCTACGACTGCAACGGCCAGGCGAACCAGCGGTTCACCCTGAGCTGA
- a CDS encoding Ig-like domain-containing protein, whose product MTTTTRRRAGVVVTVLASLAVPMTLASPAAAATTTATTATTPATTGADLPDPTARGPYGHQVVEEAKFGLADIQEPNSDGAAPTAGTAQAAERVEIRGQLYTPDWSRRTTPSPLIVLVHGNHGSCDTGQDTANLTCAAFKHNENGYAYLAENLATWGYTTFSVSQDQLMLRQDNNKGKGMHSRRMLLAATLDAITAANSSKGLPVDAHTTVGTTLSGRLDLSRIGLMGHSRGGDAVANFLDYNRIRTDGPRYPISGVISLAPVDYERRAPYGMPFMSILPMCDGDVSNLQGARLFERSQYVNPADPFPRIQVEHLGAIHNWYNTVWYADGGADGQTNNDAACGNSAPFASTNVHPHNLRLSGAASYTDPAGNYAIDNSDPLNPEVNTKISGDAGRMGDQEKLGLATMAAFLRRYIGGEGAFDAYLTGELSDTTSHLQVPASACPVSDSGTAIPCSERVNTTYFAAPAERVDVLRPEVRNPLTSNALGGTLSGTGFADPYAQAAGVTPKPAATAQGYDWCNPEPNDFAPAQLGKSGLPTAAKPCPLPAATALGGQNGTRENSPINHSYGRQLALAWDSSSPATLTAQIPAASGDVSKLKALALDAAVNFFDLRNPGADNRGDNTKTGTAWPNEKPTSYDPAATTQNFRIVLTDTEGHSASVDAGDPRWGNALHMSTGTNTPNTHIVLDQIRVPLSEFARQGLELTGVSRMELRFGVGDLPKSGSIQLADVRFQENSAGTQIMSDGTGKADGAGYGAYASGGPNPASYLAEPRDSPVWTVDDDKKQCPDAQFTSIQTAVDYAAPWDTVVVCDGTYQESSTPVNATANPVQAGARNGLTITKPLTIRGTGAGKVIIEPDQSLTTLAGSKPYLRDGGGNVVTVSRQSLGSTDTNEMFVDISGVTITSGTVWAEAGVAYFGAAGRVSDSVVGPLKVATTDEEKAAHPHGWGIVKTGIIRGAGPGTVESELTVADSVVTGYQSGGILFDGARGTDGSPDNLVRTGIRNHGYVTGTVVQGSPSATGVQFTSGVDGYVNTSRITSTMYGVLLTDSGTVTATDDVLTGNRYAAYNATADSTAARTDAPLTVTRSYFGSGKPATSGGSSVVITKQFPAEPYGVPTGAGTVADNAPAAELADPGKHTEFQAGTAVTPLVRATDDFAVSSVSLLVNGTTVGTARTAPYLLSWTPAAADAGRKVTLQALVVDSAGHEKLSKAISYAVVPATPPPAVTIDKIETNARKGTADVALTVNAAGTVTIAGERIETDSATATKARSLTLDVRATAAGRQQLAETGKLDVTATVTFTTATGQTTSQPVTVTLTEQK is encoded by the coding sequence GTGACAACAACAACGCGACGGCGTGCCGGGGTGGTGGTCACGGTGCTCGCCTCACTGGCGGTTCCGATGACGCTCGCCTCGCCCGCGGCGGCAGCGACGACAACGGCCACGACAGCAACCACCCCCGCGACCACGGGCGCGGACCTGCCCGATCCGACCGCCCGTGGCCCGTACGGCCACCAGGTCGTCGAGGAGGCGAAGTTCGGCCTCGCCGACATCCAGGAGCCCAACTCCGACGGCGCGGCCCCGACGGCGGGTACCGCGCAGGCGGCCGAACGGGTCGAGATCCGCGGCCAGCTCTACACCCCCGACTGGAGCAGGCGGACGACGCCGTCCCCGCTCATCGTGCTGGTGCACGGCAACCACGGCTCCTGCGACACCGGACAGGACACCGCCAACCTGACCTGCGCGGCCTTCAAGCACAACGAGAACGGGTACGCCTACCTCGCGGAGAACCTGGCCACCTGGGGCTACACCACGTTCTCCGTCTCGCAGGACCAGCTGATGCTGCGCCAGGACAACAACAAGGGCAAGGGCATGCACAGCCGGCGCATGCTCCTCGCCGCCACCCTGGACGCGATCACCGCGGCCAACAGCAGCAAGGGCCTGCCGGTCGACGCGCACACCACCGTGGGCACGACGCTGTCCGGCCGGCTGGACCTGAGCCGGATCGGGCTGATGGGCCATTCCCGCGGCGGTGACGCGGTGGCGAATTTCCTCGACTACAACCGCATCCGCACCGACGGCCCGCGCTACCCGATCAGCGGTGTCATATCGCTGGCCCCGGTGGATTACGAGCGCCGGGCACCGTACGGGATGCCGTTCATGTCGATTCTGCCGATGTGTGACGGGGACGTCTCGAATCTGCAGGGCGCCCGGTTGTTCGAACGCAGCCAGTACGTCAATCCGGCCGACCCGTTCCCGCGGATCCAGGTGGAGCACCTGGGCGCGATCCACAACTGGTACAACACCGTGTGGTACGCCGACGGCGGCGCTGACGGGCAGACCAACAACGACGCGGCCTGCGGCAACTCGGCGCCGTTCGCGTCCACCAACGTGCACCCGCACAACCTGCGGCTGTCCGGCGCGGCCAGCTACACCGACCCGGCCGGCAACTACGCGATCGACAACTCCGACCCGCTCAACCCCGAGGTCAACACCAAGATCTCCGGGGACGCCGGGCGGATGGGCGACCAGGAGAAGCTGGGCCTGGCCACGATGGCCGCGTTCCTGCGGCGCTACATCGGCGGCGAGGGCGCGTTCGACGCCTACCTGACCGGCGAGCTGTCGGACACCACGAGCCACTTGCAGGTGCCCGCGTCGGCCTGCCCGGTCAGCGACTCCGGCACCGCGATCCCGTGCTCGGAGCGGGTCAACACGACGTACTTCGCGGCACCGGCCGAGCGCGTCGACGTGCTCCGGCCCGAGGTGCGGAACCCGCTGACCAGCAACGCCCTCGGTGGGACGCTGAGCGGCACCGGGTTCGCCGACCCGTACGCGCAGGCCGCGGGGGTGACGCCCAAGCCGGCGGCGACCGCGCAGGGCTACGACTGGTGCAACCCCGAGCCGAACGACTTCGCCCCGGCGCAGCTGGGCAAGAGCGGGCTGCCCACCGCCGCCAAGCCGTGCCCGCTGCCCGCGGCCACCGCGCTGGGCGGGCAGAACGGCACCCGGGAGAACAGCCCGATCAACCACTCGTACGGCCGGCAGCTCGCCCTGGCCTGGGACAGCAGCTCGCCTGCCACGCTCACGGCGCAGATCCCGGCCGCCTCGGGCGACGTCAGCAAGCTGAAGGCGCTGGCGCTGGACGCGGCGGTCAACTTCTTCGACCTGCGCAACCCGGGCGCCGACAACCGCGGTGACAACACCAAGACCGGCACCGCCTGGCCGAACGAGAAGCCCACGTCGTACGACCCGGCCGCCACGACCCAGAACTTCCGGATCGTGCTGACCGACACCGAGGGGCACAGCGCCTCGGTCGACGCCGGTGACCCGCGCTGGGGCAACGCCCTGCACATGTCGACCGGCACCAACACCCCGAACACGCACATCGTGCTCGACCAGATCCGGGTGCCGCTCAGCGAGTTCGCCCGGCAGGGGCTCGAACTGACCGGGGTGAGCCGGATGGAGCTGCGGTTCGGCGTGGGCGACCTGCCCAAGTCGGGCTCGATCCAGCTGGCCGACGTGCGGTTCCAGGAGAATTCCGCGGGCACGCAGATCATGTCGGACGGCACGGGCAAGGCCGACGGCGCCGGCTACGGTGCCTACGCCTCCGGCGGGCCGAACCCGGCGTCGTACCTGGCCGAGCCGCGCGACTCGCCGGTCTGGACGGTCGACGACGACAAGAAGCAGTGCCCCGACGCCCAGTTCACATCGATCCAGACCGCGGTCGACTACGCGGCGCCGTGGGACACCGTCGTGGTCTGCGACGGCACCTACCAGGAGTCGTCGACGCCGGTGAACGCCACGGCCAACCCGGTGCAGGCGGGCGCGAGGAACGGCCTGACCATCACCAAGCCGCTGACCATCCGGGGCACCGGCGCCGGCAAGGTCATCATCGAGCCGGACCAGTCGCTGACCACGCTCGCGGGCAGCAAGCCGTATCTGCGGGACGGTGGTGGCAACGTTGTCACGGTCTCCCGGCAGTCGCTGGGCTCGACCGACACCAACGAGATGTTCGTCGACATCTCCGGCGTGACGATAACCTCGGGCACGGTGTGGGCCGAGGCGGGTGTCGCCTACTTCGGCGCGGCCGGCCGGGTCTCCGACAGCGTGGTGGGCCCGCTCAAGGTCGCGACCACCGACGAGGAGAAGGCGGCGCACCCGCACGGCTGGGGCATCGTCAAGACCGGCATCATCCGCGGCGCCGGGCCGGGCACGGTGGAGAGCGAGCTCACGGTCGCCGACAGCGTGGTCACCGGCTACCAGTCCGGCGGCATCCTGTTCGACGGCGCCCGCGGCACGGACGGCTCGCCCGACAACCTCGTGCGCACCGGCATCCGCAACCACGGCTACGTCACCGGCACGGTGGTGCAGGGCTCGCCCTCGGCGACCGGTGTGCAGTTCACCTCGGGAGTTGACGGCTACGTCAACACCAGCAGGATCACCAGCACCATGTACGGGGTGCTGCTCACCGATTCCGGTACGGTCACGGCCACCGACGACGTGCTCACCGGCAACCGGTACGCCGCCTACAACGCCACCGCCGACAGCACCGCCGCCCGGACGGATGCGCCGTTAACCGTGACGCGCAGCTACTTCGGCAGCGGCAAGCCGGCGACCTCGGGCGGGTCCTCGGTGGTGATCACCAAGCAGTTCCCGGCGGAGCCCTACGGGGTGCCCACCGGGGCCGGCACCGTCGCCGACAACGCCCCGGCCGCGGAACTCGCCGACCCCGGCAAGCACACCGAGTTCCAGGCCGGTACGGCGGTCACCCCCCTGGTCCGGGCCACCGACGACTTCGCCGTCAGCTCGGTGTCGCTGCTGGTGAACGGGACCACGGTGGGTACCGCGCGCACTGCGCCGTACCTCTTGTCCTGGACGCCGGCCGCGGCCGACGCGGGCCGGAAGGTGACGCTGCAGGCGCTGGTGGTCGACTCCGCCGGGCACGAGAAGCTGTCGAAGGCGATCAGCTACGCGGTGGTCCCGGCCACCCCGCCGCCCGCGGTCACGATCGACAAGATCGAGACCAACGCCCGGAAGGGTACGGCGGACGTCGCGCTCACCGTGAACGCCGCCGGCACGGTCACCATCGCCGGCGAGCGGATCGAGACCGACAGCGCCACGGCCACCAAGGCCCGCTCGCTGACGCTCGATGTCCGGGCCACCGCGGCCGGCCGGCAGCAGCTCGCCGAGACCGGCAAGCTCGATGTCACGGCCACCGTCACGTTCACCACCGCGACCGGCCAGACCACGAGCCAGCCGGTCACCGTCACCCTCACCGAACAGAAGTAG
- a CDS encoding M20/M25/M40 family metallo-hydrolase produces the protein MRVRKLAQAGVAVALAATLTATVTGPAPAAPVTTAATPPVISASVPMAHLQKLMQFATASNNTRVIGSAGFTSTVTYIQQQLTGLGWQVTTQKFTTGGKSASNVVAEWPYGDATHVIMAGAHSDSVAAGPGINDDGSGVAALLANAAAISQANLRPVKRIRFGFWGAEEQGDVGSSYYVSHLAGGEAAKIDAYLNFDMIGNKVENGKPVGWSLYVEGQSNGLNAPFKTYFTGQNITVNPALDTDDRSDHAAFKRAGVKVTGVSSVRSLNELGACYHRACDNLTDVDQNSMALGTNAVASAVWALAG, from the coding sequence ATGCGGGTCCGCAAGCTTGCCCAGGCCGGTGTCGCCGTCGCGCTGGCCGCCACGCTCACCGCCACGGTCACCGGCCCGGCACCCGCGGCGCCGGTCACCACGGCGGCCACCCCGCCGGTGATCAGCGCGAGCGTCCCGATGGCGCACCTGCAGAAGCTCATGCAGTTCGCCACGGCCAGCAACAACACCCGGGTGATCGGCAGCGCCGGGTTCACCTCCACGGTCACCTACATCCAGCAGCAACTCACCGGGCTCGGCTGGCAGGTGACCACGCAGAAGTTCACCACCGGCGGCAAGTCGGCGTCCAACGTGGTGGCCGAGTGGCCGTACGGCGACGCCACCCACGTCATCATGGCGGGTGCCCACTCCGACTCGGTGGCAGCCGGCCCGGGCATCAACGACGACGGCTCCGGGGTGGCCGCGCTGCTGGCCAACGCCGCCGCGATCAGCCAGGCGAACCTGCGCCCGGTCAAGCGCATCCGGTTCGGCTTCTGGGGCGCCGAGGAGCAGGGCGACGTCGGGTCGAGCTACTACGTGTCGCACCTGGCCGGCGGCGAGGCGGCGAAGATCGACGCCTACCTGAACTTCGACATGATCGGCAACAAGGTCGAGAACGGCAAACCGGTCGGCTGGAGCCTGTACGTCGAGGGCCAGTCGAACGGGCTGAACGCGCCGTTCAAGACGTACTTCACCGGCCAGAACATCACCGTCAACCCGGCGCTGGACACCGACGACCGCTCCGACCACGCCGCGTTCAAACGGGCCGGCGTCAAGGTCACCGGGGTCAGCTCGGTGCGCAGCCTCAACGAGCTGGGTGCCTGCTACCACCGGGCCTGCGACAACCTCACCGACGTGGACCAGAACAGCATGGCGCTGGGCACCAACGCCGTCGCCAGTGCGGTCTGGGCCCTCGCGGGCTGA